One Gossypium hirsutum isolate 1008001.06 chromosome A08, Gossypium_hirsutum_v2.1, whole genome shotgun sequence genomic window, TGGAGACTTGTGACAAAAAGAGCCCTGCTTTGCTATAGGACAGTTCTAAGAGACCTGCTTTGCTATACGGTAGGGAATGTTGGGGTAACAAGAAGCAATATATACAAAACACTAGTCTAGCCGTGACACAAATGTTAAGATAGATGTAAGACTAAGGATGTAGTTAGATATGATGAAATTCATCTCAAAGTTGAGTAAGGTGATAGAAAACCATTTATATTGGTTTGATGAATAAAAGAATTGAACTGGTGTTGACTGAAATAAGGCTAAATGCTCCTCGATAGCAAAGTAGTACCATGAGAAAATGAACCCTGTGGAGAGTGAAATAGAACATGAAGTCATGTGCTCGGAGCCCAGGGCTCTGACCACGTGCTTGTTGAAGAAATTATGATGCTAGTAATGTAACATCTACCCATACGGCAAACTTAAAGTAAAGTATGGCCTGCATTAGGGGTTTGAAAATGGTGGAGAAGAAAATTTGAAAGATGAGAGAGGGAATACATAAGCTCTGTTCGTGCATCTTTGTTTTGTTGACGTGTTGATTCAAAGAAAATCGTGTAAATCTAGTTCGACGATGTATATAAGCTGTTCATTTATTTGATATGTTAATTGGAAGGAAGTTGTGTAAATCTAGTTGAAAGGTTCTACTTTTCCAGAAAAATACCTGCTTCATTCCTTCTTCCTATTTCTTTTTGCTTAATCTGCATCAAATCTCAACCCCATCATCTGTCCAATTCATATTATCAATCTATGCTTATATGCCTAAGATGCAATTTGCAAAAAATAAAAGCATTGGCTTGTTGAACTAAGGTgcaatatgcatatatgtgtgtgtttgatAATGAAGTCTAAAGAGTAGTCCAATTTATCcgcaaaacatgcaaaattttctttttcttttgtcggTCAAAATGCATGATTTCCTTATAGTCTCATGTTTATTGTTGAATGCTCAAATATTGAGAAGTGTATAGTTTGATATTATCCCTTTATTTGGGTTCGAGGCCCACTGGTGCCGAAGTGTTGCTTCATTAGCTTGTGAAGTTCAGAGTTGCAGACTTTATACAACTTTTTCCCTTGTACAGGTTCATTGTTCACCAAGAAGTTTTTTTTGGGGTAGAGGATTTTCTTGATGATGATAATAGCAAGCCATACACTTATCAGAAAGGAAAAAAGTCGAAGAATCCGAACAAGCATGTCTCATTTAAACAACGGACCGAAGCCTACATGGAACCATTTACACTCGATGTCTTCATCTCGAAGCGGTTTGTTTCCACTTTTGTCACACATAGGGTGACATGTAATCAAGTTGCAGTCGTAGGCACAAACTCGAAAGACATTAAAGCAGTACTGAGATCCAGATCGGACATTCCAGCTTGCTTGGCAATCGGGCAGATATTAGCTGAGAGAGCGTGAGAAGCCGATGTGTATACAGCTTTTTATACTCCCAGGGAGAGGGACAAATTCGAAGGCAAAATCAGAGCTGTGGTTCAATCCCTCATTGATAATGGAATTGATATTAAAGTTTAGCTTGATTGAATGATTTGAATTCAGTTATTGATCTTTACACTCTTTACCCAAACCTTTTGAAAGATATTTTGTGTTATTTAATTAAGCTTGTGAATATgcttgactgatgtatttctctCTCATTTCTATTTACATTTTGATTTTATACCTTCAAATGAGATGCTTGAAATTGCAAATTGTGTGGGTTTATGCTTGGAAATAAGCTTGAATTCTTAATGCTTGATTCTAGTAGCTTCTAAGCTTAATCAAGTTTTCTTATTTTCAACTGAGTAGatggtataaattaaaatataaaaatttatggtattttgaattttaatcttaatataaaaatataaaacagtttcaaaataatatttattattttataaaatattggaTATTTGGTTAaggtatatatattttcaaagaaaataagaaacACATCTATTGATTAAACTTTgcttagttgacgtggatttttAATTcgttaacacatatttatattcaatatttttgtAAGCGCAATACACATAAAAGGTATTTTTGTAAGAgcaatacaaataaatataattgtaataatttttaattctttattaattttgtaattgttaaataattttaaaaacatcgattatatattattttcaatctaatgtccttaaaagtcattttctattttcacctcaccgctacagctgcgtttgaattcaaacacacactccaccgctatttctaatctcactgctacagtatccaatctcaccgctacagtactTAATCTCatcgccaccgctgtttttaacctcaccggagctaAACACACCGCCTATCCAAACTAAGCCTAAGTCTCAGATAAAAAAATGAACGATTAACTTGGTTGATAATATTTGACAATTAATGTCTTGACAATTGTAAGTGGAGGTACAACATGTAGTGGGTGGTGTCAACTCTGCAGCAGATGCCATGGCTAAGGTTGCAAGAGGACTATCTCCAAGGGTACATGTTTTTGAACAGCCTCTTGCTTATGATACATTGCTCTTACTAGGCTTACGTTTGGCTTTCTTTTAAATCACCCCTCCCCCCTCCAACCCTCCAAAAACAAAGATAAAGTCTAAA contains:
- the LOC107893901 gene encoding uncharacterized protein; this translates as MFGYPSSLLSPSPSPLVANQFGQGPLPVPPSSRFIVHQEVFFGVEDFLDDDNSKPYTYQKGKKSKNPNKHVSFKQRTEAYMEPFTLDVFISKRFVSTFVTHRVTCNQVAVVGTNSKDIKAVLRSRSDIPACLAIGQILAERA